A window of the Loxodonta africana isolate mLoxAfr1 chromosome 3, mLoxAfr1.hap2, whole genome shotgun sequence genome harbors these coding sequences:
- the DVL1 gene encoding segment polarity protein dishevelled homolog DVL-1 isoform X4, producing the protein MAETKIIYHMDEEETPYLVKLPVAPERVTLADFKNVLSNRPVHAYKFFFKSMDQDFGVVKEEISDDNARLPCFNGRVVSWLVLAEGAHSDAGSQGTDSHTDLPPPLERTGGIGDSRPPSFHPNVASSRDGMDNETGAESMVSHRRERARRRNCEGREDASRTNGHPRAERRRDLGLPHDSASTVMSSELESSSFIDSDEEDTSRCVSRLSSSTEQSTSSRLIRKHKRRRRRQRMRQTDRASSFSSITDSTMSLNIITVTLNMERHHFLGISIVGQSNDRGDGGIYIGSIMKGGAVAADGRIEPGDMLLQVNDVNFENMTNDDAVRVLREIVSQTGPISLTVAKCWDPTPRSYFTIPRADPVRPIDPAAWLSHTAALTGALPRYGTSPCSSAVTRTSSSSLTSSVPGAPQLEEAPLTVKSDMGAVVRVMRLPDSGLEIRDRMWLKITIANAVIGADVVDWLYAHVEGFKERREARRYASTMLKHGFLRHTVNKVTFSEQCYYVFGDLCSNLAALNLNNGSSGASDQDTLAPLPHPAAPWPLGQAFPYQYPGPPPCFPPAYQDPGFSYGSGSAGSQQSEGSKSSESTRSTGGSSRRALGREQERRAAGAGGSGSELDPTVPSGAGGWRERPASQLSRGSSPRSQASAAAPGLPPLCPLAKAYAAVGGPPGGPPVRELASVPPELTGSRQSFQKAMGNPCEFFVDIM; encoded by the exons GGTGGTGAAAGAGGAGATCTCAGACGACAATGCCAGGCTGCCCTGCTTCAATGGCCGAGTGGTCTCCTGG CTGGTCCTGGCTGAGGGCGCACACTCGGATGCAGGGTCTCAGGGAACGGACAGCCACACGGACCTGCCCCCACCTCTTGAGCGGACGGGGGGCATCGGGGATTCCCGGCCCCCCTCTTTCCA CCCAAATGTGGCCAGCAGCCGTGATGGGATGGACAATGAGACCGGCGCAGAGTCCATGGTCAGCCACCGGCGGGAGCGAGCCCGGCGCCGGAACTGTGAGGGCCGCGAGGACG CCTCCCGGACCAATGGGCACCCGAGGGCAGAGCGGCGGCGGGATCTTGGCCTGCCCCATGACAGCGCATCTACTGTGATGAGCAGTGAGCTGGAATCCAGCAGCTTCATTGACTCAGACGAGGAGGACACCAGCCGGTGCGTGAGCAG GCTGAGCAGCTCCACGGAGCAGAGCACTTCTTCGCGGTTGATCCGCAAACACAAGCGGCGGCGACGGCGGCAGCGCATGCGCCAGACAGACCGA GCCTCTTCCTTCAGCAGCATCACAGACTCGACCATGTCACTGAACATCATCACCGTCACACTCAACATGG AGAGGCACCATTTCCTGGGGATCAGCATCGTGGGCCAGAGCAACGACCGTGGCGATGGCGGCATCTACATTGGCTCCATCATGAAGGGTGGGGCTGTGGCCGCCGATGGCCGCATTGAGCCGGGCGACATGCTGCTGCAG GTGAATGATGTCAACTTTGAGAACATGACCAATGATGATGCAGTCCGTGTGCTGCGGGAGATCGTGTCACAGACCGG GCCCATTAGCCTCACGGTGGCCAAGTGCTGGGACCCAACCCCCCGGAGCTACTTCACCATCCCGAGGG CTGACCCTGTGCGGCCCATCGACCCCGCCGCCTGGCTGTCCCACACAGCAGCGCTGACGGGCGCCCTGCCCCGCTACGGTACGAGCCCCTGCTCCAGTGCCGTCACACGTACCAGCTCCTCCTCACTAACGAGCTCTGTGCCCGGCGCTCCAC AGCTGGAGGAGGCGCCGCTGACAGTGAAGAGTGATATGGGTGCCGTCGTGCGGGTCATGCGGCTACCGGACTCGGGGCTGGAGATCCGTGACCGCATGTGGCTCAAGATCACCATTGCCAACGCCGTTATTG GCGCAGACGTGGTGGACTGGCTGTATGCACATGTGGAGGGCTTCAAGGAGCGACGCGAAGCACgaaggtatgccagcaccatgctGAAGCATGGGTTTCTGCGGCATACAGTCAACAAGGTCACCTTCTCAGAGCAGTGCTACTACGTCTTCGGGGACCTGTGCAGCA ACCTCGCAGCCCTGAACCTCAACAACGGCTCCAGTGGGGCTTCGGATCAGGACACCCTGGCCCCGCTGCCCCACCCAGCTGCCCCTTGGCCCCTGGGCCAGGCCTTCCCCTATCAGTACCCTGGGCCCCCACCCTGCTTCCCACCTGCCTACCAGGACCCTGGCTTCAGCTATGGCAGCGGCAGCGCCGGTAGTCAACAGAGTGAAG GAAGCAAGAGCAGCGAGTCCACCCGGAGCACCGGCGGGAGTAGCCGGCGGGCCTTGGGGCGTGAGCAGGAGCGCCGGGCAGCTGGCGCAGGGGGCAGCGGCAGTGAGCTGGACCCCACAGTGCCAAGTGGGGCGGGTGGCTGGCGGGAGCGCCCGGCCAGCCAGCTCAGCCGTGGCAGCAGCCCTCGCAGCCAGGCTTCAGCTGCCGCACCTGGTCTGCCTCCCCTGTGCCCCCTGGCCAAGGCATATGCGGCAGTGGGTGGGCCCCCTGGGGGACCGCCTGTGCGGGAGTTGGCGTCAGTGCCTCCCGAGCTCACGGGCAGCCGCCAGTCCTTCCAGAAGGCCATGGGGAACCCCTGCGAGTTCTTCGTTGACATCATGTGA
- the DVL1 gene encoding segment polarity protein dishevelled homolog DVL-1 isoform X5, translating into MAETKIIYHMDEEETPYLVKLPVAPERVTLADFKNVLSNRPVHAYKFFFKSMDQDFGVVKEEISDDNARLPCFNGRVVSWLVLAEGAHSDAGSQGTDSHTDLPPPLERTGGIGDSRPPSFHPNVASSRDGMDNETGAESMVSHRRERARRRNCEGREDASRTNGHPRAERRRDLGLPHDSASTVMSSELESSSFIDSDEEDTSRLSSSTEQSTSSRLIRKHKRRRRRQRMRQTDRASSFSSITDSTMSLNIITVTLNMERHHFLGISIVGQSNDRGDGGIYIGSIMKGGAVAADGRIEPGDMLLQVNDVNFENMTNDDAVRVLREIVSQTGPISLTVAKCWDPTPRSYFTIPRADPVRPIDPAAWLSHTAALTGALPRYGTSPCSSAVTRTSSSSLTSSVPGAPQLEEAPLTVKSDMGAVVRVMRLPDSGLEIRDRMWLKITIANAVIGADVVDWLYAHVEGFKERREARRYASTMLKHGFLRHTVNKVTFSEQCYYVFGDLCSNLAALNLNNGSSGASDQDTLAPLPHPAAPWPLGQAFPYQYPGPPPCFPPAYQDPGFSYGSGSAGSQQSEGSKSSESTRSTGGSSRRALGREQERRAAGAGGSGSELDPTVPSGAGGWRERPASQLSRGSSPRSQASAAAPGLPPLCPLAKAYAAVGGPPGGPPVRELASVPPELTGSRQSFQKAMGNPCEFFVDIM; encoded by the exons GGTGGTGAAAGAGGAGATCTCAGACGACAATGCCAGGCTGCCCTGCTTCAATGGCCGAGTGGTCTCCTGG CTGGTCCTGGCTGAGGGCGCACACTCGGATGCAGGGTCTCAGGGAACGGACAGCCACACGGACCTGCCCCCACCTCTTGAGCGGACGGGGGGCATCGGGGATTCCCGGCCCCCCTCTTTCCA CCCAAATGTGGCCAGCAGCCGTGATGGGATGGACAATGAGACCGGCGCAGAGTCCATGGTCAGCCACCGGCGGGAGCGAGCCCGGCGCCGGAACTGTGAGGGCCGCGAGGACG CCTCCCGGACCAATGGGCACCCGAGGGCAGAGCGGCGGCGGGATCTTGGCCTGCCCCATGACAGCGCATCTACTGTGATGAGCAGTGAGCTGGAATCCAGCAGCTTCATTGACTCAGACGAGGAGGACACCAGCCG GCTGAGCAGCTCCACGGAGCAGAGCACTTCTTCGCGGTTGATCCGCAAACACAAGCGGCGGCGACGGCGGCAGCGCATGCGCCAGACAGACCGA GCCTCTTCCTTCAGCAGCATCACAGACTCGACCATGTCACTGAACATCATCACCGTCACACTCAACATGG AGAGGCACCATTTCCTGGGGATCAGCATCGTGGGCCAGAGCAACGACCGTGGCGATGGCGGCATCTACATTGGCTCCATCATGAAGGGTGGGGCTGTGGCCGCCGATGGCCGCATTGAGCCGGGCGACATGCTGCTGCAG GTGAATGATGTCAACTTTGAGAACATGACCAATGATGATGCAGTCCGTGTGCTGCGGGAGATCGTGTCACAGACCGG GCCCATTAGCCTCACGGTGGCCAAGTGCTGGGACCCAACCCCCCGGAGCTACTTCACCATCCCGAGGG CTGACCCTGTGCGGCCCATCGACCCCGCCGCCTGGCTGTCCCACACAGCAGCGCTGACGGGCGCCCTGCCCCGCTACGGTACGAGCCCCTGCTCCAGTGCCGTCACACGTACCAGCTCCTCCTCACTAACGAGCTCTGTGCCCGGCGCTCCAC AGCTGGAGGAGGCGCCGCTGACAGTGAAGAGTGATATGGGTGCCGTCGTGCGGGTCATGCGGCTACCGGACTCGGGGCTGGAGATCCGTGACCGCATGTGGCTCAAGATCACCATTGCCAACGCCGTTATTG GCGCAGACGTGGTGGACTGGCTGTATGCACATGTGGAGGGCTTCAAGGAGCGACGCGAAGCACgaaggtatgccagcaccatgctGAAGCATGGGTTTCTGCGGCATACAGTCAACAAGGTCACCTTCTCAGAGCAGTGCTACTACGTCTTCGGGGACCTGTGCAGCA ACCTCGCAGCCCTGAACCTCAACAACGGCTCCAGTGGGGCTTCGGATCAGGACACCCTGGCCCCGCTGCCCCACCCAGCTGCCCCTTGGCCCCTGGGCCAGGCCTTCCCCTATCAGTACCCTGGGCCCCCACCCTGCTTCCCACCTGCCTACCAGGACCCTGGCTTCAGCTATGGCAGCGGCAGCGCCGGTAGTCAACAGAGTGAAG GAAGCAAGAGCAGCGAGTCCACCCGGAGCACCGGCGGGAGTAGCCGGCGGGCCTTGGGGCGTGAGCAGGAGCGCCGGGCAGCTGGCGCAGGGGGCAGCGGCAGTGAGCTGGACCCCACAGTGCCAAGTGGGGCGGGTGGCTGGCGGGAGCGCCCGGCCAGCCAGCTCAGCCGTGGCAGCAGCCCTCGCAGCCAGGCTTCAGCTGCCGCACCTGGTCTGCCTCCCCTGTGCCCCCTGGCCAAGGCATATGCGGCAGTGGGTGGGCCCCCTGGGGGACCGCCTGTGCGGGAGTTGGCGTCAGTGCCTCCCGAGCTCACGGGCAGCCGCCAGTCCTTCCAGAAGGCCATGGGGAACCCCTGCGAGTTCTTCGTTGACATCATGTGA
- the DVL1 gene encoding segment polarity protein dishevelled homolog DVL-1 isoform X6 encodes MAETKIIYHMDEEETPYLVKLPVAPERVTLADFKNVLSNRPVHAYKFFFKSMDQDFGVVKEEISDDNARLPCFNGRVVSWLVLAEGAHSDAGSQGTDSHTDLPPPLERTGGIGDSRPPSFHPNVASSRDGMDNETGAESMVSHRRERARRRNCEGREDASRTNGHPRAERRRDLGLPHDSASTVMSSELESSSFIDSDEEDTSRLSSSTEQSTSSRLIRKHKRRRRRQRMRQTDRASSFSSITDSTMSLNIITVTLNMERHHFLGISIVGQSNDRGDGGIYIGSIMKGGAVAADGRIEPGDMLLQVNDVNFENMTNDDAVRVLREIVSQTGPISLTVAKCWDPTPRSYFTIPRADPVRPIDPAAWLSHTAALTGALPRYELEEAPLTVKSDMGAVVRVMRLPDSGLEIRDRMWLKITIANAVIGADVVDWLYAHVEGFKERREARRYASTMLKHGFLRHTVNKVTFSEQCYYVFGDLCSNLAALNLNNGSSGASDQDTLAPLPHPAAPWPLGQAFPYQYPGPPPCFPPAYQDPGFSYGSGSAGSQQSEGSKSSESTRSTGGSSRRALGREQERRAAGAGGSGSELDPTVPSGAGGWRERPASQLSRGSSPRSQASAAAPGLPPLCPLAKAYAAVGGPPGGPPVRELASVPPELTGSRQSFQKAMGNPCEFFVDIM; translated from the exons GGTGGTGAAAGAGGAGATCTCAGACGACAATGCCAGGCTGCCCTGCTTCAATGGCCGAGTGGTCTCCTGG CTGGTCCTGGCTGAGGGCGCACACTCGGATGCAGGGTCTCAGGGAACGGACAGCCACACGGACCTGCCCCCACCTCTTGAGCGGACGGGGGGCATCGGGGATTCCCGGCCCCCCTCTTTCCA CCCAAATGTGGCCAGCAGCCGTGATGGGATGGACAATGAGACCGGCGCAGAGTCCATGGTCAGCCACCGGCGGGAGCGAGCCCGGCGCCGGAACTGTGAGGGCCGCGAGGACG CCTCCCGGACCAATGGGCACCCGAGGGCAGAGCGGCGGCGGGATCTTGGCCTGCCCCATGACAGCGCATCTACTGTGATGAGCAGTGAGCTGGAATCCAGCAGCTTCATTGACTCAGACGAGGAGGACACCAGCCG GCTGAGCAGCTCCACGGAGCAGAGCACTTCTTCGCGGTTGATCCGCAAACACAAGCGGCGGCGACGGCGGCAGCGCATGCGCCAGACAGACCGA GCCTCTTCCTTCAGCAGCATCACAGACTCGACCATGTCACTGAACATCATCACCGTCACACTCAACATGG AGAGGCACCATTTCCTGGGGATCAGCATCGTGGGCCAGAGCAACGACCGTGGCGATGGCGGCATCTACATTGGCTCCATCATGAAGGGTGGGGCTGTGGCCGCCGATGGCCGCATTGAGCCGGGCGACATGCTGCTGCAG GTGAATGATGTCAACTTTGAGAACATGACCAATGATGATGCAGTCCGTGTGCTGCGGGAGATCGTGTCACAGACCGG GCCCATTAGCCTCACGGTGGCCAAGTGCTGGGACCCAACCCCCCGGAGCTACTTCACCATCCCGAGGG CTGACCCTGTGCGGCCCATCGACCCCGCCGCCTGGCTGTCCCACACAGCAGCGCTGACGGGCGCCCTGCCCCGCTACG AGCTGGAGGAGGCGCCGCTGACAGTGAAGAGTGATATGGGTGCCGTCGTGCGGGTCATGCGGCTACCGGACTCGGGGCTGGAGATCCGTGACCGCATGTGGCTCAAGATCACCATTGCCAACGCCGTTATTG GCGCAGACGTGGTGGACTGGCTGTATGCACATGTGGAGGGCTTCAAGGAGCGACGCGAAGCACgaaggtatgccagcaccatgctGAAGCATGGGTTTCTGCGGCATACAGTCAACAAGGTCACCTTCTCAGAGCAGTGCTACTACGTCTTCGGGGACCTGTGCAGCA ACCTCGCAGCCCTGAACCTCAACAACGGCTCCAGTGGGGCTTCGGATCAGGACACCCTGGCCCCGCTGCCCCACCCAGCTGCCCCTTGGCCCCTGGGCCAGGCCTTCCCCTATCAGTACCCTGGGCCCCCACCCTGCTTCCCACCTGCCTACCAGGACCCTGGCTTCAGCTATGGCAGCGGCAGCGCCGGTAGTCAACAGAGTGAAG GAAGCAAGAGCAGCGAGTCCACCCGGAGCACCGGCGGGAGTAGCCGGCGGGCCTTGGGGCGTGAGCAGGAGCGCCGGGCAGCTGGCGCAGGGGGCAGCGGCAGTGAGCTGGACCCCACAGTGCCAAGTGGGGCGGGTGGCTGGCGGGAGCGCCCGGCCAGCCAGCTCAGCCGTGGCAGCAGCCCTCGCAGCCAGGCTTCAGCTGCCGCACCTGGTCTGCCTCCCCTGTGCCCCCTGGCCAAGGCATATGCGGCAGTGGGTGGGCCCCCTGGGGGACCGCCTGTGCGGGAGTTGGCGTCAGTGCCTCCCGAGCTCACGGGCAGCCGCCAGTCCTTCCAGAAGGCCATGGGGAACCCCTGCGAGTTCTTCGTTGACATCATGTGA